In one window of Fibrobacter sp. UWH4 DNA:
- a CDS encoding MBL fold metallo-hydrolase, which yields MKVQVLIDNVAGTSGSRKLFGEWGLSVYVEFEGVRYLLDTGASHLFAKNAGVMGVDLSKVDIGILSHAHFDHSDGMAKFFALNRTAPFYLRKGAGENCYHAHKLIGRFTYHEYIGIHKGFLKRFADRIRFGEGDMQIAPNVYLVPHKTPGLSSIGERAHLSVKENGKYRYDSFDHEQSLVFDTPQGLFVMNSCSHGGADNIVKEIEATFPGKKIYALLGGFHLFRYKDEVVRAFAARLRELDVQKIYTGHCTGNRAFEILREVLGDRAEQMYTGMTVEI from the coding sequence ATGAAAGTCCAGGTCCTCATCGACAATGTCGCTGGCACAAGCGGTTCCCGCAAGCTCTTTGGCGAGTGGGGCCTCTCGGTGTACGTGGAATTCGAGGGCGTGCGCTACCTGCTCGACACGGGGGCGTCGCACCTGTTCGCCAAGAACGCTGGCGTGATGGGCGTGGACCTTTCGAAAGTGGACATCGGCATTTTGAGCCACGCGCATTTTGACCACAGCGACGGCATGGCCAAGTTCTTCGCGCTCAACAGGACTGCTCCCTTCTATCTGCGAAAAGGCGCTGGCGAGAACTGCTACCATGCGCACAAATTAATTGGTCGCTTCACGTACCACGAATACATCGGAATCCACAAGGGGTTCCTGAAACGCTTTGCCGACCGCATCCGCTTTGGCGAAGGCGACATGCAGATTGCGCCCAACGTGTACCTGGTTCCGCACAAGACGCCCGGCCTCTCCTCGATCGGCGAACGCGCGCACCTTTCGGTCAAGGAAAACGGCAAGTACCGCTACGACAGTTTTGATCACGAACAAAGTCTCGTGTTCGACACACCCCAGGGCCTGTTTGTCATGAACAGCTGCAGTCACGGCGGTGCAGACAACATTGTCAAAGAAATCGAGGCGACCTTTCCCGGCAAAAAGATCTACGCGCTTCTCGGCGGATTCCACCTGTTCCGCTACAAGGACGAGGTGGTGCGGGCCTTTGCGGCGCGCCTGCGCGAACTTGATGTCCAGAAAATCTACACCGGCCATTGTACCGGAAACCGCGCGTTTGAAATTCTGCGCGAAGTCCTGGGCGATCGTGCCGAGCAAATGTATACCGGAATGACGGTGGAGATCTAG
- a CDS encoding flavin reductase family protein, which translates to MRKDLGVKAYLYPQPTLVIATYNEDGSTNAMVAAWGSISDTNQVAIYVAHSHKTMPNILARKAFTVSMANEKNIKAIDYLGVTSGNKVADKFVHSGLTSVKSAHVDAPLIAELPLALECKLVSYDENSELLLGEIVNVTADESVLDENGKLSVEKLAPVCYDSAGHGYYVMERRVGNAFSDGKTL; encoded by the coding sequence ATGCGTAAGGATCTTGGAGTCAAGGCTTATCTCTACCCGCAGCCGACATTGGTCATTGCGACCTATAACGAGGACGGTTCCACGAATGCGATGGTGGCCGCATGGGGTTCCATCAGCGACACGAACCAGGTGGCCATTTACGTGGCGCACAGCCATAAGACCATGCCGAACATTCTTGCGCGCAAGGCGTTTACCGTGAGTATGGCGAACGAGAAGAACATCAAGGCCATCGACTATCTGGGTGTCACCAGTGGCAACAAGGTGGCCGACAAGTTTGTCCATTCCGGCCTGACGTCTGTCAAGAGCGCCCATGTCGATGCTCCGCTGATTGCGGAACTTCCGCTCGCGCTGGAATGCAAGCTCGTGAGCTACGATGAAAATTCCGAACTTTTGCTCGGCGAAATCGTGAACGTGACCGCCGACGAATCGGTACTCGACGAGAACGGAAAACTCTCGGTCGAAAAGCTCGCCCCGGTCTGCTACGACTCCGCTGGTCACGGCTATTATGTAATGGAACGCCGTGTCGGCAACGCCTTCAGCGACGGCAAGACGCTTTAG
- a CDS encoding low molecular weight protein-tyrosine-phosphatase: protein MKIKILFVCHGNICRSPMAEFVMKKLVRDLPAESLVDVEFEIASAATSTEEIGNPVYPPARRMLAMHGIDCSGKTARQMTVRDYEYYDYIVLMDRNNLRNLRWILPADVYTRETGGAGSPANNLTHCPAKNSTSRKVSLLMDWVGERRDVADPWYTGDFQATWDDVNAGCSAMLSKIFVSCQEA, encoded by the coding sequence ATGAAGATCAAGATTCTGTTTGTGTGCCACGGGAACATTTGCCGAAGCCCGATGGCTGAATTCGTGATGAAAAAGTTGGTGCGGGATTTACCTGCTGAATCGTTAGTGGATGTAGAATTCGAAATTGCAAGTGCCGCGACAAGCACCGAAGAAATCGGGAACCCGGTTTACCCGCCGGCACGCCGCATGCTTGCTATGCACGGAATCGATTGCTCTGGGAAAACGGCACGCCAGATGACGGTTCGCGACTACGAGTATTACGATTACATTGTGCTCATGGACCGTAACAATTTGCGCAACCTCCGCTGGATTTTGCCTGCCGACGTGTACACGCGTGAAACAGGTGGCGCGGGCTCTCCTGCTAATAACTTGACGCATTGTCCCGCTAAAAACTCCACAAGCCGTAAAGTTTCCCTCCTCATGGATTGGGTAGGCGAGCGCCGCGACGTGGCGGACCCCTGGTACACCGGCGACTTTCAGGCGACCTGGGACGACGTGAATGCGGGCTGCAGTGCGATGCTATCGAAAATTTTTGTATCTTGTCAAGAGGCATAA
- a CDS encoding InlB B-repeat-containing protein has protein sequence MALAFIAGAAAVSAKEITSEVPELSGGCYQISTAEELYGFAEIVNGHDSTAANTSACGELTKDIVVNKNVLNEWNRLNSDSAETLAVWKPMVDFAGKFDGNGHTISGLYSPDSAGLFESITSPENSVVVVRDLGILDSYFSSTTYLGVLVNSVYGPGKTQITNFYTFSTIESTKSNPYIAGVVGYVSGNASLTLTNCYSVANLVDNGNNYDSRLLGYTRSSNESLNVINSYAVKLSSSKNIDYGTLVDTAALFNGALTFLLRENAEGSIWGQDVDRDPYPIFTGTLKNSIADRYNVTFHTFDSDTARYLDNYVAGLITMLPKGTSKENLVFGGWYRDAEFSGENDTAISNTTTGDLEYWAKMYDRYKVTYHPNGGKMENLGPYIGCGNPNKSYQDALILTGDVSCYLGGIGSNLRDSYYRDSSMFLGWYDNEELEGDPVDSITTSDKGDKDFYAKWYEYKRPAIDTADGCYIISNAAELYGFSALVDGSFTTGKYNEDERLANVCGKLTKDIVVNENVLKRDGTLDSSRINEFIPWKEIVLYNGFFDGQGHTISGLYMGDADGMFYTGQPYKYAATKVVIHNLKVRDSFVSRHLSVSVGGIIGSHSNAYAHIEIENTHFDGTIVVPGGYLNAHVGGLVAEAHNLLIIRNSSHRGLIDVGAGDGAAGGLVGLSDYYTFLIQNSNEGRFVGDEEKETQFPTRGYVGGLVGEVSTHFFIVNNYNAADFDCHDCYVNGLIGGYYVETDQRIHARAPVRPEQSFVLNNHSKGSIISGVPSELDYYWVVIFDNNFYLDGTLSRDSIGTPVEALAFEDGTVTKALHDYVQKDALGNEIAGSAYGANWIQGDEYPVLTNSETRNVAWLYVSKTQEPYGYVLFYTPGQEMPLPTPSLSDQTFLGWEFGDALVTEIPATASGNLILSAQWKSIPSSSSVAASSSSTAKSSSSEAKSSSSNAKSSSSTAKSSSSSAGAKSSSSMGKDAIVADGFVPQFSLMVAGREIQVVNARVGAAYAVLDLQGRIVKQGQVESSNFAVMVERAGNYLVRIGSNLQMVRLK, from the coding sequence ATGGCGCTTGCCTTTATTGCAGGTGCTGCAGCGGTTTCTGCCAAGGAGATCACTTCCGAGGTTCCGGAGCTTTCTGGCGGATGCTACCAGATTTCAACCGCAGAGGAACTTTACGGTTTTGCCGAAATTGTAAACGGACACGATTCTACCGCGGCAAATACTTCCGCCTGCGGTGAACTCACGAAGGATATCGTTGTAAACAAAAACGTCCTGAATGAGTGGAACCGGCTCAATAGTGACAGCGCCGAGACCTTAGCCGTATGGAAACCGATGGTTGACTTTGCGGGAAAATTCGACGGGAATGGTCATACGATTTCGGGGCTGTATTCACCTGACAGTGCGGGTCTTTTTGAGTCGATCACATCTCCGGAGAATTCCGTTGTCGTTGTCCGGGATCTGGGAATACTTGATTCGTACTTTTCATCGACGACTTATCTTGGCGTTCTTGTAAATTCTGTCTACGGGCCTGGAAAGACCCAGATAACCAATTTCTATACATTCTCCACTATCGAGTCCACGAAAAGCAATCCCTATATCGCAGGTGTCGTGGGTTATGTAAGCGGCAATGCATCATTGACCTTGACAAACTGCTATAGTGTAGCAAACCTTGTAGATAATGGGAATAACTATGATTCCAGATTGCTGGGTTATACAAGGAGTAGTAATGAATCCCTCAATGTCATCAACAGTTATGCGGTAAAGCTGAGTTCCTCTAAAAATATCGATTATGGAACATTGGTGGATACGGCTGCATTGTTTAATGGTGCGTTGACATTTCTATTGAGAGAAAATGCAGAAGGCTCCATTTGGGGGCAGGATGTCGACCGTGATCCCTATCCGATTTTTACTGGGACACTCAAGAATTCCATTGCGGATAGGTACAATGTCACATTCCATACTTTCGATAGTGATACGGCTAGATATCTTGACAATTATGTTGCCGGCCTTATTACGATGCTTCCTAAGGGAACGTCCAAGGAAAACCTGGTTTTTGGCGGCTGGTATAGGGATGCCGAATTCAGCGGAGAAAACGATACGGCAATTTCCAATACGACAACGGGCGATCTTGAATACTGGGCTAAGATGTATGACCGTTACAAGGTAACCTACCATCCCAATGGCGGTAAGATGGAAAATCTTGGGCCTTATATTGGTTGTGGCAATCCAAACAAGAGTTATCAAGATGCACTCATACTGACTGGCGATGTTTCCTGCTATCTGGGAGGTATTGGGAGCAATCTGCGTGATAGTTATTATCGTGACAGCAGCATGTTTCTCGGCTGGTACGACAACGAGGAATTGGAGGGCGATCCTGTCGACTCTATTACAACGAGTGACAAGGGCGACAAGGATTTCTATGCGAAGTGGTACGAATACAAGAGACCGGCGATAGATACTGCGGACGGCTGCTACATCATTTCGAATGCTGCGGAACTTTATGGATTTTCGGCACTCGTAGACGGATCGTTTACCACAGGAAAATACAATGAGGATGAGCGTCTGGCTAATGTTTGTGGCAAGCTTACGAAGGATATCGTGGTCAACGAGAATGTCTTGAAGCGTGATGGTACGCTCGATAGTTCGCGGATAAACGAATTTATCCCCTGGAAGGAGATTGTTCTATATAATGGATTTTTTGATGGGCAGGGTCACACGATTTCGGGGCTTTATATGGGAGATGCCGATGGAATGTTCTACACGGGGCAACCATATAAGTATGCTGCAACCAAAGTCGTTATCCATAACTTGAAAGTACGGGATTCCTTCGTTTCGAGGCATCTCAGTGTCAGTGTGGGTGGAATTATTGGCAGCCATTCCAATGCCTATGCCCATATAGAAATTGAGAATACGCATTTTGACGGAACCATAGTGGTACCCGGTGGTTACTTGAATGCTCATGTCGGTGGATTGGTTGCAGAAGCCCACAATCTGTTGATTATAAGAAATAGCAGCCATCGTGGACTCATCGATGTTGGGGCAGGTGACGGTGCGGCCGGAGGCCTTGTGGGACTCTCCGACTACTATACGTTCCTTATACAGAACTCCAATGAAGGTCGCTTTGTCGGCGATGAGGAAAAAGAAACCCAATTCCCCACCAGAGGATATGTTGGAGGCCTTGTTGGAGAAGTTTCGACGCACTTTTTCATAGTGAATAACTACAATGCTGCCGACTTTGATTGTCATGATTGTTATGTTAATGGCTTGATAGGGGGCTATTATGTTGAAACCGATCAACGTATTCATGCAAGGGCTCCAGTCAGGCCCGAGCAATCCTTTGTTCTTAATAACCATAGCAAGGGCTCGATTATCAGCGGTGTGCCTTCGGAGCTGGATTATTATTGGGTAGTGATATTCGATAACAACTTCTATCTGGATGGAACGTTGTCTCGCGACAGCATCGGGACTCCGGTCGAAGCTTTGGCGTTTGAAGATGGAACTGTTACAAAGGCGTTGCACGACTATGTGCAAAAGGATGCTCTCGGTAATGAGATAGCGGGCAGTGCTTATGGCGCGAACTGGATTCAGGGCGACGAATATCCCGTATTGACCAACAGCGAAACGCGCAATGTTGCTTGGTTATATGTGTCCAAAACGCAGGAACCGTATGGTTATGTTCTTTTCTATACGCCCGGACAGGAGATGCCCTTGCCCACACCCTCTCTGAGTGACCAAACATTCTTGGGTTGGGAATTTGGTGATGCGCTGGTGACAGAAATTCCTGCCACGGCATCCGGGAATTTGATCCTATCGGCGCAATGGAAGTCTATCCCGAGCAGCTCCAGTGTAGCGGCTTCTTCCAGCAGCACGGCTAAATCCAGTTCCAGCGAAGCAAAGTCCAGCTCAAGCAACGCAAAATCTTCTAGCAGTACCGCCAAGTCCTCTAGCAGTTCTGCAGGTGCCAAGTCCAGCTCCAGCATGGGCAAGGATGCGATTGTCGCCGATGGCTTTGTTCCGCAGTTCTCTCTCATGGTCGCCGGTCGCGAAATTCAGGTGGTAAACGCCCGTGTGGGAGCTGCCTATGCGGTGCTCGATCTGCAGGGCCGCATCGTGAAACAGGGGCAGGTTGAATCGTCGAATTTTGCCGTGATGGTCGAACGTGCAGGAAACTACTTGGTGCGTATCGGTAGCAACTTGCAAATGGTTCGGCTTAAATAA
- a CDS encoding DNA-deoxyinosine glycosylase produces MPTRTHVTHEFPALYDRESRVLLLGSIPSPKSREMAFYYGHPQNRFWKVMAAVLGEATLSEIAAGKGAPETIAQKKAMLKKHHVALWDVLDSCTIVGASDTSIGDPVVNNIKELVEKSKVTRIFCTGATAHKLYQKLCAKDVGIDAVKLPSTSPANCAVSLERLVEEYKAILG; encoded by the coding sequence ATGCCAACCCGTACCCATGTAACGCACGAATTTCCGGCCCTATACGACCGCGAATCCCGCGTGCTGTTGCTCGGCTCCATACCCTCGCCCAAGTCGCGCGAAATGGCATTCTACTACGGGCACCCGCAAAACCGCTTTTGGAAAGTCATGGCTGCCGTACTCGGCGAGGCGACCTTGAGCGAAATCGCAGCGGGCAAAGGCGCACCCGAAACCATCGCCCAAAAGAAGGCCATGCTTAAAAAGCATCACGTGGCGCTATGGGACGTTCTGGACAGCTGCACCATCGTGGGTGCAAGCGACACAAGCATCGGAGACCCAGTTGTGAACAACATAAAAGAGCTCGTTGAAAAATCCAAAGTCACGCGCATCTTTTGCACCGGCGCCACCGCTCACAAACTGTACCAGAAACTCTGCGCCAAAGACGTCGGAATAGACGCCGTCAAGCTCCCCTCCACCTCGCCCGCCAACTGCGCCGTATCGTTGGAAAGGCTAGTTGAGGAATACAAGGCGATATTGGGGTAG
- a CDS encoding type I restriction endonuclease subunit R translates to MSFYNENAYEQCLIELFRDTLGWDYCYGPDVERDFRDPLYEPVLEEAICRINPKADSHAIAEALNKIRHFENNDLVKQNALFMDYIQNGVEVTYSKNGETKADIIYLVDYKNVENNSFIFANQWTVIEKSNKRPDVLLFLNGLPICLFELKSPSREETDASEAYLQIRNYMQEVPSLFIYNCICVMSDQLVSKAGTITSGDDRFMEWKTKDGNKETTALADFTTFFEGIFQKERLLDIIKNFICFNNEGLKSYKILAGYHQYFAVRKAIVRTKQAVQGDGKIGVFWHTQGSGKSLSMVFYAHLLQSTIESPTIVVITDRNDLDNQLYTQFANCKDFLRQVPVQAESREHLKSLLNGRKANGIIFTTMQKFEESNEPLSDRRNIIVIADEAHRGQYGLTEKIKTTKDDQGNLIAHRVKGTARIIRDSLPHASFIGFTGTPISRDDRNTTEVFGNYIDIYDMTQAVEDGATRPVYYESRVVKLNLDDKVLKQIDDEYDLLAGNADPEVIEKSKRELGQLESVLGNDKTIASLVDDILEHYEEHREHLYTGKAMIVAYSRNIAMKIYERILELRPEWAGTTSQVTIGSKVVAVPGDDAKVAVVMTESNKDPEEWRPIVGNKTHRQELAVRFKDNESPLKIVIVVDMWLTGFDVPSLATMYVFKPMESHNLMQAIARVNRVYQDKEGGLVVDYIGIASALKRAMNDYTVRDRKRYGDMDIAKEAFPKFQEKLEICRSLFHGFDYSKFFTGSALQIGMCITDALNFILDPSREEQKKSFIKEGLMLHQSLSLCSSIVPKNMQAEANFFEAVRVQIMRFLYGRGDKKFSLKEVNERINELLKQSVKSDGVLNLFSDVGEKFSLFDPKFLEDIAKMKQKNIAVEILKKLIAEQVKVYSRTNVVNAQKFSELFQGAMNRYLNGMLTNEQVIQEMLNLAQQIKEAAFSGEKLGLTKEEVAFYDALTKPEAAKDFYSNDQLVAMTRELTELLRKNRTIDWQRKESARANMRRLIKRLLKKYKYPPEGQEDALKTVISQCEMWTDNMDDFEASVENTAANNLLYFAPGEESQEYGQVAEDSPNDYKV, encoded by the coding sequence ATGTCTTTCTACAACGAGAACGCCTACGAGCAATGCCTTATTGAGCTGTTCAGGGATACCCTGGGCTGGGATTATTGCTATGGGCCCGATGTAGAGAGGGATTTTCGAGACCCGCTTTACGAGCCGGTGCTTGAAGAAGCGATTTGCCGAATTAACCCGAAGGCGGATTCGCATGCCATCGCAGAGGCGTTGAACAAGATTCGTCATTTTGAAAATAACGACCTTGTAAAACAGAACGCCTTGTTCATGGATTATATCCAGAACGGTGTCGAGGTCACTTATTCAAAGAATGGCGAAACAAAGGCCGATATTATTTACCTGGTCGATTACAAGAATGTCGAGAACAATTCCTTCATTTTTGCGAACCAGTGGACGGTTATCGAGAAGTCCAACAAGCGACCCGATGTTCTGCTGTTTTTGAACGGGCTGCCGATTTGTCTGTTTGAGCTCAAGTCTCCAAGCCGCGAAGAGACTGATGCAAGCGAAGCCTACTTGCAGATTCGTAATTACATGCAAGAAGTCCCGAGCCTGTTCATATACAACTGCATTTGCGTGATGTCGGACCAGCTTGTTTCCAAGGCGGGTACGATTACGAGCGGTGACGACCGCTTTATGGAATGGAAGACGAAGGACGGTAACAAGGAAACGACTGCGCTTGCCGATTTCACGACTTTCTTCGAAGGAATTTTCCAGAAAGAACGGCTGCTGGACATCATCAAGAACTTCATCTGCTTCAACAACGAAGGGCTGAAAAGTTATAAGATTCTGGCGGGGTACCATCAGTATTTTGCAGTCCGCAAGGCGATTGTCCGCACGAAACAGGCCGTGCAGGGCGACGGTAAAATCGGCGTCTTCTGGCATACGCAAGGCTCGGGTAAATCGCTCAGTATGGTGTTTTATGCGCACTTGCTACAATCGACGATCGAAAGCCCGACGATTGTGGTGATTACTGACCGCAATGACCTTGACAATCAGCTTTATACGCAATTCGCCAACTGCAAGGATTTTCTGCGGCAGGTTCCTGTTCAGGCGGAATCGCGCGAGCATCTGAAATCGCTGCTGAACGGGCGCAAGGCGAACGGCATCATCTTTACAACGATGCAAAAGTTTGAAGAATCGAACGAGCCGCTTTCTGACCGCCGCAACATCATCGTGATTGCAGACGAAGCGCACCGTGGTCAATACGGCTTGACTGAAAAAATCAAGACAACGAAGGATGACCAGGGCAATTTGATTGCGCACAGGGTCAAGGGTACGGCACGAATTATCCGCGATAGCCTTCCGCACGCTAGTTTTATCGGATTCACGGGGACGCCCATCAGCCGCGACGACCGCAACACCACCGAAGTGTTCGGCAACTATATCGACATTTACGATATGACGCAGGCGGTCGAAGATGGTGCGACTCGCCCTGTCTATTACGAAAGCCGCGTTGTCAAACTCAATTTGGACGACAAGGTCCTCAAGCAAATTGACGATGAATACGATTTGCTCGCCGGTAATGCGGACCCGGAAGTCATCGAAAAGAGCAAGCGAGAATTGGGCCAGCTAGAAAGTGTCCTCGGGAACGACAAGACGATTGCTTCGCTGGTGGATGATATTCTTGAACATTACGAAGAACATCGCGAACACCTTTATACGGGCAAGGCGATGATTGTTGCATACTCCCGCAACATCGCAATGAAAATTTACGAGCGAATTTTGGAACTTCGCCCTGAATGGGCGGGGACAACATCGCAAGTGACAATCGGCTCAAAGGTGGTTGCAGTTCCCGGTGATGATGCAAAGGTTGCCGTGGTCATGACGGAAAGCAACAAGGATCCGGAAGAATGGCGACCGATTGTAGGCAACAAAACTCACCGCCAAGAACTTGCTGTTCGTTTCAAGGATAATGAAAGCCCCTTGAAGATTGTGATTGTCGTTGACATGTGGCTTACTGGATTCGATGTTCCGTCGCTTGCCACGATGTACGTTTTCAAGCCGATGGAAAGCCACAACCTGATGCAGGCCATTGCCCGCGTGAATCGCGTTTACCAAGACAAGGAAGGCGGTCTCGTTGTTGACTACATCGGAATTGCAAGTGCGCTCAAACGCGCAATGAACGACTATACCGTTCGCGACAGAAAACGCTACGGTGATATGGATATTGCTAAGGAAGCGTTCCCCAAGTTCCAAGAAAAACTGGAAATTTGCCGCAGTCTGTTCCACGGATTCGATTACTCCAAATTCTTTACGGGTTCTGCATTGCAAATTGGCATGTGCATTACCGATGCACTGAACTTTATTCTGGACCCGAGCCGCGAAGAACAGAAAAAATCGTTTATCAAGGAAGGATTGATGTTGCATCAATCACTTTCGCTGTGTTCTTCGATTGTGCCGAAGAACATGCAGGCCGAGGCGAACTTTTTCGAAGCGGTCCGCGTGCAAATTATGCGTTTTCTCTACGGTCGCGGCGACAAAAAGTTCAGCCTAAAGGAAGTCAACGAGCGCATTAACGAACTCTTGAAACAGAGCGTTAAATCAGATGGCGTATTGAACCTGTTTAGCGATGTCGGTGAAAAGTTTTCGCTGTTTGACCCGAAATTCCTTGAAGACATCGCCAAGATGAAGCAGAAGAACATCGCGGTTGAAATCCTGAAAAAGTTGATTGCGGAACAGGTTAAGGTTTATTCGCGCACGAATGTGGTAAACGCGCAGAAATTCTCTGAACTTTTCCAAGGGGCGATGAACCGTTACTTGAACGGAATGCTGACCAACGAGCAAGTCATTCAAGAAATGCTCAATTTGGCACAGCAAATTAAGGAAGCCGCATTCTCAGGCGAAAAGCTAGGCTTGACAAAAGAAGAAGTCGCGTTTTACGATGCGCTCACCAAGCCCGAAGCCGCAAAAGATTTCTATAGCAACGATCAGTTGGTCGCCATGACCCGCGAACTAACGGAGCTCCTCCGCAAAAATAGGACGATCGACTGGCAGCGTAAAGAAAGCGCCCGCGCCAACATGCGCAGGCTCATCAAACGCCTGCTCAAGAAATACAAGTATCCGCCCGAAGGCCAAGAAGACGCACTAAAAACTGTCATCAGCCAATGCGAGATGTGGACGGACAATATGGATGATTTCGAAGCGAGTGTAGAAAATACCGCGGCCAACAACCTGCTATACTTTGCTCCGGGTGAGGAATCTCAAGAATACGGACAGGTTGCAGAAGATTCGCCGAATGACTATAAGGTTTAA
- a CDS encoding RloB family protein: MPRGREERTPKKMKQAFLVFCEGPTEECYVQELRQRYRSPIRIVPICEGQSISNALVCREIKKEKVSPTDRIQAFLMYDRDVPEVNVKLDKCDGTMICSNPCVELWFLLHSRDQKASLGSEECVKALQNSASEWGHYRKGELSATQKNLLWSNRSTAIQRAKSLTESRNPSTGVYKLLESIEKSLSETQN, encoded by the coding sequence ATGCCAAGAGGTAGAGAAGAAAGAACCCCTAAAAAGATGAAGCAGGCGTTCCTCGTTTTTTGCGAGGGTCCAACGGAAGAATGCTACGTTCAGGAACTGCGTCAACGCTATAGATCTCCGATTAGGATTGTGCCTATTTGCGAGGGCCAATCCATTTCGAACGCACTTGTTTGCCGTGAAATAAAGAAAGAGAAAGTGTCGCCAACTGACCGCATCCAAGCGTTCTTGATGTACGACCGTGACGTTCCTGAAGTAAATGTCAAATTGGATAAATGCGACGGAACAATGATTTGTTCCAATCCTTGTGTTGAATTGTGGTTTCTTCTGCATTCTCGTGACCAGAAGGCAAGTCTCGGTTCTGAAGAATGCGTCAAGGCATTGCAAAATTCTGCAAGCGAATGGGGTCACTACCGAAAGGGCGAATTGAGTGCCACTCAAAAGAACCTGCTTTGGAGCAACCGTTCTACGGCAATCCAGAGGGCAAAATCGCTGACTGAAAGCAGAAATCCCTCTACGGGAGTCTATAAGCTCCTGGAATCCATCGAAAAAAGCCTTTCAGAAACGCAAAATTGA
- a CDS encoding ATP/GTP-binding protein, protein MADNVIEWNGLKLLKSIGLFGANASGKSNILKAINFCCRMVLESHLHNENSVFNYAPFKFEGYPEKPSCFLIDFICDDVEYEYSFSLLKSKIISESLFYYPNDRRARVFERDGSEYKFAEGVLARPNDIAVNTSDKNLFLSRASSMNRELAQKLYRYFLSTFMLGLIPLQDMNIESYFDTNKPLILAALQQCDSDICDIEKKIETVAMPMPVPGNPFGAPGRVMNREFVRFVTYHKIAPNVPFDIDEESGGTKRLFSILLRMIDVVKNKKSVMLDEFDTSLHASISEFLLDLIHASSQSQLLFSSHNLSLINMNRFRKDQIVFVTKNENGATEVQSLYDYKDFRENMDAEKAYRQGRFDAIPIVTSTVESLKRMLAEG, encoded by the coding sequence TTGGCTGACAATGTTATTGAATGGAACGGCTTAAAGCTCCTCAAATCGATAGGCCTTTTCGGCGCAAATGCGTCTGGCAAGTCCAACATTTTGAAGGCGATAAATTTCTGCTGTCGCATGGTTCTTGAATCGCACCTGCACAACGAGAATTCCGTCTTCAATTACGCCCCGTTCAAGTTCGAAGGCTATCCGGAAAAGCCAAGTTGTTTTTTGATTGATTTCATTTGCGACGATGTGGAATACGAATATTCTTTTTCGTTGTTGAAGTCCAAGATTATTTCGGAAAGTCTTTTCTATTATCCCAATGATCGCCGTGCCCGTGTTTTTGAAAGGGACGGTTCCGAATACAAGTTTGCAGAAGGCGTTCTTGCTAGGCCCAATGATATTGCCGTGAATACCAGCGACAAGAATCTTTTCCTTAGCCGTGCAAGCTCAATGAACCGCGAGTTGGCGCAAAAGCTTTACCGTTATTTCTTGTCGACTTTTATGCTCGGATTGATTCCGTTGCAAGACATGAATATCGAGTCGTATTTTGATACGAACAAGCCTTTGATTCTTGCCGCATTGCAACAATGCGATAGCGACATTTGCGATATTGAAAAAAAGATTGAAACGGTGGCTATGCCCATGCCCGTTCCTGGAAATCCGTTCGGTGCTCCCGGTCGCGTTATGAATCGTGAGTTCGTGAGATTTGTGACTTACCACAAAATTGCCCCGAATGTTCCGTTTGATATTGACGAAGAATCCGGAGGCACAAAAAGATTGTTCAGTATTCTCTTGCGCATGATTGATGTCGTGAAAAACAAGAAGTCTGTTATGCTGGATGAATTTGACACGAGCCTGCACGCCAGTATTTCTGAGTTTTTGCTTGACTTGATTCACGCATCGTCGCAGTCGCAGCTTTTGTTCTCTTCGCACAATTTGAGCCTGATTAATATGAATCGGTTCCGGAAAGACCAGATTGTTTTTGTGACCAAGAACGAAAATGGCGCTACCGAGGTCCAGTCACTGTACGATTACAAGGACTTCCGAGAAAACATGGATGCAGAGAAGGCTTACAGGCAGGGCCGCTTCGATGCGATACCCATTGTCACGTCTACTGTCGAAAGCCTGAAAAGAATGCTTGCGGAGGGGTAG